One Terriglobia bacterium genomic region harbors:
- the nadA gene encoding quinolinate synthase NadA encodes MSTEPDVEIDYAPEIASLKRELNAVILAHYYQDSEIQDIADFIGDSLQLAQQAAATRARVIVFAGVHFMAEVAKIINPRKTVLLPDLNAGCSLAEGCPADQFELFKARYPDHLVISYINCSAAVKALSDIICTSSNAEKIIRQIPAEKKIIFAPDQNLGRYLIRKTGRAMVLWPGSCMVHAIFSEKKIIQLKVRYPKALLLAHPECEESVLRLADHIGSTTSILNFAIGSPAREFIIATEPGIIHAMSKKAPEKVFIPAPPDSSCACNECPHMRLNTLEKVYRCMRKRSPEIGMDEPLRLRALRPIERMLEMS; translated from the coding sequence ATGAGCACGGAACCTGATGTCGAGATCGATTACGCCCCGGAGATTGCCTCTCTCAAAAGGGAATTGAACGCGGTTATCCTGGCGCATTATTATCAGGATTCAGAAATTCAGGACATCGCGGATTTCATCGGCGATAGTCTCCAGCTGGCACAACAGGCGGCCGCGACCCGTGCCCGTGTGATTGTCTTTGCCGGCGTTCATTTCATGGCCGAAGTGGCCAAGATCATCAATCCTCGGAAGACCGTGTTGCTGCCGGATCTGAACGCGGGCTGCTCATTGGCGGAAGGGTGCCCGGCTGACCAGTTTGAGCTCTTCAAGGCGCGTTACCCGGACCATCTTGTCATCAGCTACATTAATTGTTCTGCAGCCGTGAAGGCTCTCAGCGACATTATTTGCACTTCCTCCAATGCAGAAAAGATCATCCGCCAGATTCCGGCGGAGAAAAAGATTATCTTTGCGCCCGACCAGAATCTCGGCCGGTACCTGATACGAAAGACCGGCCGCGCAATGGTGTTGTGGCCCGGTTCGTGCATGGTCCATGCCATCTTCTCAGAAAAAAAGATCATTCAATTAAAAGTCCGATATCCGAAGGCCCTCTTGCTGGCTCACCCGGAGTGTGAAGAGTCGGTGCTGCGGCTTGCTGATCATATCGGATCCACAACCTCCATCCTGAATTTCGCGATCGGAAGCCCGGCGCGGGAATTCATCATCGCCACCGAGCCGGGGATCATCCACGCGATGTCGAAAAAGGCCCCGGAAAAGGTCTTCATTCCCGCCCCTCCCGACAGCAGTTGTGCCTGCAATGAATGCCCTCACATGCGCTTGAACACCCTCGAAAAAGTCTATCGCTGCATGAGAAAGCGCTCCCCTGAAATCGGCATGGATGAACCCCTCCGACTCCGCGCGCTGCGCCCGATCGAGCGCATGCTGGAGATGAGTTGA
- a CDS encoding peptidase M4 family protein, producing the protein MAAGTIGAPGIVPIFCILPPHILKHVAQRGSEKQKQWAWHTLSLSEQLRGQRRVMSMMATTGSTATGTKRRTIYDAKHGSSLPGKLVRGEGDPKSKDKAANEAYDGSGATYDFYLQNYNRNSIDDRGMRLDSTVHYERGYDNAFWNGQQMVYGDGDGKLFNRFTIALDVIGHELTHGVTANEADLSYQDQSGALNESISDVFGSLVKQYKLGQTAKQADWLIGQGLLAPGVKGVALRSMKAPGTAYDDPVLGKDPQPADMKDYVQTNEDNGGVHLNSGIPNRAFYETAVQMGGNAWTKAGQIWYVTLRDKLRPDSNFEDAARMTAAVATDLFGKGSNEVKAVQAGWKAVGL; encoded by the coding sequence ATGGCAGCAGGTACGATCGGGGCCCCAGGTATCGTCCCGATATTCTGCATCCTCCCTCCGCACATTCTTAAGCATGTCGCTCAACGGGGAAGTGAGAAGCAAAAGCAATGGGCATGGCATACCCTGTCGCTGTCTGAACAACTGCGCGGTCAGCGGAGGGTGATGTCAATGATGGCGACTACAGGATCGACTGCAACGGGGACCAAGCGGCGGACCATTTACGACGCCAAGCACGGCTCCAGCCTTCCGGGCAAACTGGTCCGGGGAGAGGGAGATCCGAAGAGCAAGGATAAGGCAGCGAATGAAGCCTATGATGGCTCCGGCGCAACTTATGACTTTTATCTTCAAAACTATAATCGAAATTCCATTGACGATCGCGGAATGCGGCTCGATTCCACGGTGCATTACGAGAGGGGTTACGACAACGCTTTCTGGAACGGCCAGCAAATGGTTTACGGGGATGGCGATGGCAAGCTGTTCAACCGCTTTACGATCGCGCTCGATGTGATCGGGCATGAGCTGACTCACGGCGTGACCGCGAATGAGGCGGACCTGTCCTATCAGGATCAATCCGGGGCGCTCAATGAGTCAATCTCAGATGTCTTCGGCTCGCTCGTCAAGCAGTACAAACTGGGCCAGACGGCCAAACAGGCGGACTGGCTGATCGGGCAGGGACTGCTGGCCCCCGGCGTCAAAGGGGTCGCCCTGCGATCGATGAAGGCCCCCGGCACAGCCTATGATGATCCCGTGCTGGGAAAAGACCCTCAGCCTGCCGATATGAAGGATTACGTGCAAACGAACGAGGACAACGGGGGAGTTCACCTGAACTCGGGCATACCCAATCGGGCATTTTACGAAACCGCGGTTCAAATGGGCGGGAACGCGTGGACGAAGGCCGGTCAAATCTGGTACGTCACCTTGCGCGACAAGTTGCGCCCGGATTCGAACTTCGAAGACGCCGCGCGAATGACGGCTGCCGTGGCCACCGACTTGTTTGGCAAGGGCTCGAATGAGGTCAAGGCGGTCCAGGCGGGCTGGAAGGCGGTCGGACTGTAG